One part of the Fimbriiglobus ruber genome encodes these proteins:
- a CDS encoding ParA family protein: MAVRYAVTLHKGGVGKTTTSVNLSGVLAERGHRVLIIDCDSQGDLSSVFLDAHEQLPHTVADIFADTGMLTEDLIRPTAFPNIFVIPADRRLEQFEQTHNFKQEDLTRCLTDAIAEVEHRFDYVILDTATRPHLTGYAALVACDVAVIPLEAARFSFRSVQSIRSYVELENDARSLNPAMAIRYFLSKSKKNKVHDACREALTDILGPQALLRTEIPDSSAINTALHLRKPLVVHSKKSKPSEAYRTLINELQEVTRGQANHANPAAA; this comes from the coding sequence ATGGCTGTTAGATACGCGGTGACGCTGCATAAAGGCGGCGTCGGGAAAACAACGACGAGTGTGAATCTGTCGGGCGTTCTCGCCGAGCGTGGCCATCGCGTGTTGATTATTGATTGCGATTCCCAGGGCGACCTCTCGTCCGTTTTTCTCGACGCTCACGAGCAACTGCCCCACACCGTTGCCGACATCTTCGCCGATACCGGGATGCTGACCGAAGACTTGATCCGGCCGACCGCTTTCCCCAACATTTTTGTCATCCCGGCTGATCGTCGCTTAGAGCAGTTTGAACAAACCCACAACTTCAAGCAGGAGGATTTAACCCGCTGCCTGACCGATGCGATTGCCGAGGTGGAACACCGCTTCGATTACGTGATCCTCGACACCGCTACTCGGCCGCACCTGACCGGCTACGCCGCGCTCGTCGCCTGTGACGTGGCGGTTATCCCTTTGGAAGCCGCTCGCTTTTCTTTCCGTTCGGTGCAGTCCATCCGCTCCTACGTCGAACTGGAGAATGACGCCCGCTCTCTCAACCCGGCAATGGCGATCCGCTACTTCCTGTCGAAGAGCAAGAAAAACAAAGTGCATGACGCCTGCCGTGAAGCCCTGACCGACATTCTCGGTCCCCAGGCCCTGCTCAGGACCGAGATACCCGACAGCTCGGCGATCAACACCGCCTTGCATCTGCGCAAGCCGCTGGTCGTTCACTCGAAGAAATCGAAGCCGTCGGAAGCCTACCGCACCTTGATTAACGAACTTCAGGAGGTGACCCGTGGACAAGCTAACCACGCCAACCCGGCAGCAGCGTGA